A stretch of the Aspergillus puulaauensis MK2 DNA, chromosome 6, nearly complete sequence genome encodes the following:
- a CDS encoding uncharacterized protein (COG:K;~EggNog:ENOG410PGPD;~InterPro:IPR036864,IPR007219,IPR001138;~PFAM:PF00172,PF04082;~TransMembrane:1 (i453-474o);~go_function: GO:0000981 - DNA-binding transcription factor activity, RNA polymerase II-specific [Evidence IEA];~go_function: GO:0003677 - DNA binding [Evidence IEA];~go_function: GO:0008270 - zinc ion binding [Evidence IEA];~go_process: GO:0006351 - transcription, DNA-templated [Evidence IEA];~go_process: GO:0006355 - regulation of transcription, DNA-templated [Evidence IEA]), protein MKKISCKRCRFRKLRCSRTEPCQSCSSANQPCEYRDSDCKTRPVSTEYTASLESRVAWLESFILSLADASPEDRESRLKSFRATARPHNEANQLATLLPLKYCQGSLQPGPGGSLIYHGPTSIHRTWSTQPTAGLSLNIPPDSAQHPISISLSASLLATSYESITEIAGFNLEDEDEAITNGLLLFFQWQYSHFMFIYREAFLRDHFSDRQNCKYWSPGLLLSMCALGLQMSSDTRERDLGDKFYTAAESVCILSGLTQPSIITVQTILCLAFYALGQGDLSKSWGLSGIAFRMAQDLGFQKDPADWILQDFSIATNEDIEIRRRIYWGCYNSDKLISLILGRPVQLPWHDASVAQTDVLPDFPQMHAWLPAGFSNDASASGKSSSLILCFREQIRLSRSIERLLSGLAFLRAAPDEVAWEGCVGDMTVELYKWQDSLPLAARWNKWEPCSAVLLPSVAVLHLLFYSTLIALNFDQAEADPSTKPQESSRDICVASAEAITCLVRKYRQQHGLRFAPIILIYSISQAARTLRSFGAYQDETAYLYSVLEECSSTWELAGEALGYIHQGQNVV, encoded by the exons atgaagaagatctc GTGCAAGCGGTGTCGATTCAGAAAG CTGCGATGCTCTCGAACAGAGCCCTGCCAGAGCTGCTCATCAGCAAACCAGCCCTGCGAATACCGCGATTCTGACTGCAAGACACGGCCAGTCTCAACAGAGTATACCGCCAGTTTAGAGAGCCGAGTAGCATGGCTCGAGTCTTTCATTCTATCCCTGGCTGACGCCTCCCCTGAAGACCGAGAGTCTCGGTTAAAGTCATTCAGGGCCACTGCTCGACCGCATAACGAGGCGAACCAGCTAGCAACACTACTCCCATTAAAGTACTGTCAAGGATCTCTGCAGCCAGGCCCTGGAGGATCTCTCATCTACCATGGCCCGACGAGTATCCATCGCACATGGTCAACACAGCCAACAGCCGGACTCTCGCTCAATATCCCACCGGACAGCGCGCAACACCCAATATCCATATCCCTGTCTGCATCCTTACTGGCAACCTCATACGAGTCAATCACCGAGATCGCCGGCTTCAATctagaagatgaggacgaggccaTCACAAATggtctcctcctcttctttcaaTGGCAGTACTCCCACTTCATGTTCATCTACCGAGAAGCATTCCTGCGAGACCATTTCAGCGACCGTCAGAACTGCAAGTACTGGTCGCCCGGCCTGCTTCTGTCCATGTGTGCACTTGGCCTTCAGATGTCCTCTGATACTCGGGAGCGCGATCTGGGGGATAAGTTCTATACAGCTGCTGAGAGCGTTTGCATTCTGTCTGGCTTAACGCAGCCGTCTATTATAACTGTCCAGACGATCCTCTGCCTAGCGTTCTATGCTCTTGGACAGGGCGATTTATCAAAGAGTTGGGGTCTTTCGG GAATTGCATTCCGAATGGCTCAAGATCTAGGCTTCCAAAAGGATCCAGCCGACTGGATACTGCAGGACTTTTCTATAGCCACGAACGAGGACATTGAGATCCGGCGCCGCATATACTGGGGCTGCTACAACTCAGATAAACTGATTAGTCTGATCCTAGGCCGGCCAGTTCAGCTGCCATGGCACGATGCCTCTGTTGCGCAAACTGACGTTCTTCC GGACTTTCCCCAAATGCACGCGTGGCTTCCAGCCGGCTTCTCCAATGACGCCAGTGCCTCCGGGAAATCCTCGTCCCTGATCCTCTGTTTCCGAGAGCAAATCCGTCTGTCGAGGAGTATTGAACGGCTCCTCTCCGGTCTCGCATTCCTTCGAGCCGCCCCCGACGAAGTCGCCTGGGAGGGGTGCGTCGGCGATATGACGGTCGAGCTGTACAAGTGGCAGGACTCACTACCGCTAGCGGCGAGGTGGAATAAGTGGGAGCCTTGCTCGGCGGTTCTCCTACCCAGTGTGGCTGTTTTGCA TCTTCTCTTCTACAGCACCCTCATCGCACTGAACTTTGACCAGGCGGAGGCAGACCCCTCTACGAAACCACAGGAAAGTTCTAGGGATATATGCGTAGCCTCGGCAGAGGCCATTACCTGCTTAGTGAGGAAGTACCGACAACAGCACGGGTTGCGATTCGCGCCAATTATTTTGATATACAGTATATCGCAGGCTGCGCGGACGCTGCGCAGCTTCGGGGCGTATCAAGATGAGACGGCGTATTTGTATAGTGTTTTGGAAGAGTGTTCTTCGACTTGGGAGCTTGCGGGCGAGGCATTGGGGTATATCCATCAAGGACAGAATGTAGTATAA
- a CDS encoding uncharacterized protein (COG:E;~EggNog:ENOG410QDDE;~InterPro:IPR000192,IPR015424,IPR015421,IPR015422;~PFAM:PF00266;~go_function: GO:0003824 - catalytic activity [Evidence IEA]) encodes MPSTTPKDLTTQSRDFAIYRQLVPLLSNPSITYLNASFQPPSNLIVHGAISAFNNEALLSPSPKQSWLQTGEDARSLIARYINAPPASVAITRDTTEGLNNFAHSLKFKPSDNVVILDSEHPHHAYAWMSLRPAGLEVRQIPTIPESQKPGGAGVVAANAETFAPYVDHRTVAIGLSSIMFHSGQWNDVQGICDAYRPRGIHVLADLTQQVGFAPVDVTKLNVSAAAFSLHKGLNCPTGFAAMYVHPDVIKETSPVPPIVGYGAVQNVRGDLLVPADEIVYHPSARRFDHLNMSLVAAAAAKAYLGFYLDVMGPENVEDHLYGLGGVLRRECKRVGVKIVGPEHGREHAPHLYILGLHDAAWMELFKEEGIYVTPYRLGIRVSFGFYNNVDDVLSLVRALEKGIEMGIPVA; translated from the coding sequence atgccatcaacaacccccaAAGACCTCACCACGCAGTCTCGCGACTTCGCCATCTACCGCCAGCTGGTCCCCCTgctctccaacccctccatcaCCTACCTGAACGCCTCTTTCCAACCCCCCTCCAACCTAATCGTCCACGGGGCAATCAGCGCCTTCAACAACGAAGCCCTTCTCTCACCCTCCCCTAAACAATCCTGGCTGCAAACAGGCGAAGACGCACGCTCCCTAATCGCGCGATACATCAACGCGCCCCCAGCATCCGTCGCAATAACCCGCGACACAACCGAAGGGCTGAACAACTTCGCACACAGCCTCAAATTCAAACCAAGCGATaacgtcgtcatcctcgaCTCGGAACACCCCCACCACGCATACGCCTGGATGTCCCTCCGCCCTGCCGGTCTCGAAGTGCGTCAAATCCCTACAATCCCCGAGTCCCAGAAACCCGGCGGCGCGGGTGTTGTCGCGGCCAATGCAGAGACGTTCGCACCCTATGTCGACCACCGCACCGTGGCTATCGGGCTTAGCTCGATCATGTTCCACAGCGGACAATGGAACGACGTCCAGGGTATCTGCGATGCGTATCGCCCGCGCGGAATCCATGTCCTTGCGGACCTCACCCAACAAGTCGGGTTTGCCCCTGTGGATGTTACGAAGCTGAATGTCTCCGCGGCTGCGTTCTCCCTGCATAAGGGACTGAACTGTCCGACGGGTTTCGCGGCGATGTATGTGCACCCTGATGTTATCAAGGAAACGAGCCCGGTCCCTCCGATTGTAGGGTATGGGGCTGTGCAGAATGTGCGGGGGGATTTACTTGTTCCTGCGGATGAGATTGTGTATCACCCCAGTGCGCGCCGGTTCGATCACCTGAATATGAGCCTTGTTGCTGCcgcggcggcgaaggcgTATTTGGGGTTTTATCTTGATGTGATGGGCCCTGAGAATGTGGAGGACCATCTTTATGGGCTTGGGGGTGTCTTAAGGAGGGAGTGTAAACGGGTTGGAGTGAAGATTGTCGGACCGGAGCACGGAAGGGAACATGCGCCGCATCTGTATATCTTGGGTTTGCATGATGCGGCGTGGATGGAGTTGTTCAAGGAGGAGGGAATCTATGTCACCCCGTATAGGCTGGGGATTCGGGTGTCGTTTGGGTTTTATAATAACGTCGACGATGTGCTGAGCCTTGTTAGGGCATTGGAAAAGGGGATTGAGATGGGGATTCCGGTTGCATAG
- a CDS encoding uncharacterized protein (COG:S;~EggNog:ENOG410PVGK;~InterPro:IPR039020;~TransMembrane:7 (o29-50i62-79o91-110i122-141o147-169i181-201o213-236i)) produces MSDFWLTEYIRHLVVQPADARLNPPEGYLFVQDGLIISCGVLYALLYVFGMMRAVKDGVLPGSIKYLSLTLAYELYYAFATTSTRIERICFLVWFQLDLSFVVLALWRVYGRGQRKRIAGEMLVYCVTAIAGLRYLGHLYPDDREQVTAYWTGILLQLPAGWVYAYGLVKHRSLLGHSLEIWLVRYLGCFTAYGLFIWRYLNVPRNWEYVGSFWSIAIIVVTLIPETVYPFLYIWVFNQNKNKVKMG; encoded by the exons ATGTCTGACTTTTGGTTAACGGAGTATATCCGCCACCTGGTGGTGCAACCCGCAGACGCACGCCTGAACCCTCCCGAGGGCTACCTGTTTGTCCAGGATGGGCTTATCATCTCCTGCGGGGTATTATACGCCCTTTTGTACGTCTTTGGTATGATGCGCGCTGTCAAGGATGGCGTTTTGCCGGGATCAATCAAGTACCT ATCCTTGACTTTGGCGTATGAATTATACTACGCCTTTGCGACAACATCAACGCGAATAGAGAGAATCTGCTTTCTGGTCTGGTTCCAGCTAGATCTCAGTTTTGTCGTGCTTGCCCTGTGGCGCGTCTATGGCCGCGGCCAAAGGAAGCGCATTGCCGGGGAGATGCTTGTATACTGCGTAACAGCTATCGCCGGCCTACGGTACTTGGGACATCTGTACCCAGACGACCGCGAGCAAGTGACAGCATATTGGACGGGCATTCTTTTGCAACTCCCGGCTGGGTGGGTGTACGCGTATGGACTGGTGAAGCATCGTTCTTTACTGGGTCACTCTCTTGAGATTTG GCTCGTGCGCTATCTAGGCTGCTTCACGGCTTATGGGCTTTTCATCTGGCGCTATCTCAATGTCCCGAGGAACTGGGAGTATGTGGGATCGTTTTGGAGCATCGCGATTATTGTGGTTACTCTGATTCCAGAGACAGTTTACCCGTTCTTATACATATGGGTTTTCAATCAAAACAAGAACAAGGTAAAGATGGGTTAG